A genome region from Salvia splendens isolate huo1 chromosome 19, SspV2, whole genome shotgun sequence includes the following:
- the LOC121778661 gene encoding mRNA cap guanine-N7 methyltransferase 2-like, whose amino-acid sequence MLSSFPPPRPTESIHHRLIHFVKAALINIFVSPYATVCDLYCGKVPDEEKLDEAQIGHYIGIDVATSGVNEVREAWESRRKAYTSEFLEFDPCIEDVCLHWKDKENKADIVFCMEQLPLCVENEEKVRRLLHNVSSLLKPGGYFLGITPDSSTIWAKYQKNVEAYHNKAVGLKTNIFPNCIRSESYMITFEVEEEKFPFFGKKYQLKFSGDMSAETHCLVHFPSLIRLARDAGLEYVEIQNLTEFYEDYRAQLAGMLMDAGHNIVDQRGRLLQRSYDVLGLYTTFIFRKPDPDITPPLMTPLLEDGNYNHDEVPLAAQSEWQAAGWRDEEKIVPPESSSGPGKISEQKGILGPGPAELRFPEAI is encoded by the exons ATGCTGAGTTCATTCCCTCCTCCGCGCCCCACCGAGTCAATCCACCACCGTCTAATTCACTTCGTCAAAGCTGCTCTCATCAACATATTCGTCTCCCCTTACGCCACC GTTTGTGATTTGTACTGTGGTAAAGTGCCCGATGAGGAGAAGTTGGATGAAGCTCAGATTGGTCACTACATTGGCATTG ATGTTGCCACGTCTGGGGTGAATGAAGTGAGGGAAGCATGGGAGAGTCGACGGAAGGCTTACACTTCTGAGTTTCTTGAGTTTGATCCTTGCATT GAAGATGTGTGCTTGCATTGGAAAGACAAGGAGAACAAAGCTGATATTGTTTTCTGCATGGAACAGTTGCCG TTGTGTGTTGAGAATGAGGAGAAAGTGAGGAGATTGTTGCACAACGTCTCGTCTTTGTTGAAGCCGGGAGGTTATTTTCTTGGTATTACTCCCGACTCATCTACTATATG GGCTAAGTACCAGAAAAATGTGGAAGCTTACCACAATAAAGCTGTTGGACTGAAGACCAACATATTTCCAAATTGTATTAGGTCTGAGAGCTACATGATTACTTTTGAAGTTGAGGAGGAGAA GTTCCCATTTTTCGGAAAGAAGTACCAGCTGAAATTTTCTGGTGATATGTCTGCTGAAACTCATTGCCTAGTCCACTTCCCAAGCCTGATCAG GTTGGCAAGAGATGCTGGTCTTGAGTATGTTGAGATACAAAATCTTACTGAATTTTATGAGGACTACAG AGCACAATTAGCAGGAATGCTCATGGACGCTGGCCATAATATTGTTGATCAAAGAGGACGGCTTCTTCAGAGATCATATGATGTCTTAG GTCTATACACCACATTCATCTTTCGGAAGCCAGATCCAGATATCACCCCTCCTCTCATGACCCCATTATTGGAAGATGGAAACTACAATCACGATGAG GTTCCTCTGGCGGCACAGAGCGAATGGCAAGCAGCTGGCTGGAGAGACGAGGAAAAGATTGTCCCTCCTGAGTCGAGTTCAGGACCGGGTAAGATAAGCGAGCAGAAAGGCATACTAGGTCCCGGTCCAGCAGAACTGCGATTTCCAGAAGCTATTTGA
- the LOC121780240 gene encoding uncharacterized protein LOC121780240 — protein sequence MVTQSWFRSLWTPLKKNEFHTEKVKIAVLAFEAASLMTKLLHLWQSMTDKQVARLRVEINDSLGIKKLVSESDEYIGKLICAEMMENLVNVARALARLSKRCNDPLLRSFEQAFNDLIMGGADTYGWQFSWRKMERKVKKMERFIVANANLYQEMETLADLEQALKRMKGNDSVDSITLVEYEKKIAWKRQEVKHLKENSLWSRTYDYTILLMARSLFTTYGRIGHVFGVNHIADIGANSRVVDDSNNRHSHSTAFMQSSVYPSENYVPRVSTGTQGKFISSSGPLLRTNNMGNFHSGPLGNSTNTSSSISGKHNGVGGYYSGPLSSSTAKPGPTSKTSKSSFRMWHFRDKSHKAEKISRRKPNGMTMSGPLTGSVVGGNGSWMSNAHLIPGDAQSGVMDGKIYGNLIDGNLSVVASKSKLLNPPPETLGASALALHYANLIIFIEKLIASPHLIGNDARDDVYNMLPASIRSSLRAKLKPFAKSLSSSVYDTALANEWNDAMSKTLEWLAPLAHNMIRWQSERSFEHQSLVSRTNVLLVQTLYFANQEKTEAQITELLVGLNYIWRFGREITAKSLAECASGRTFDEYQE from the coding sequence ATGGTCACACAATCATGGTTTCGTAGTCTGTGGACGCCATTGAAGAAGAATGAGTTCCATACTGAAAAGGTGAAGATTGCGGTTTTGGCCTTTGAGGCTGCTAGCTTGATGACTAAACTGCTTCACCTGTGGCAATCAATGACTGATAAGCAGGTTGCTAGGTTAAGAGTGGAGATAAATGACTCGTTGGGTATAAAGAAGCTTGTATCGGAGAGTGATGAGTATATTGGGAAGTTGATATGTGCGGAGATGATGGAAAATTTGGTGAACGTGGCAAGAGCATTGGCTAGGTTGTCCAAGAGATGCAACGATCCCCTGCTGAGAAGCTTTGAGCAGGCGTTTAACGATTTGATCATGGGTGGTGCAGACACGTATGGTTGGCAGTTCTCATGGAGGAAGATGGAAAGGAAAGTCAAGAAGATGGAGCGTTTTATAGTTGCAAATGCTAATTTGTATCAAGAGATGGAGACGCTCGCGGATCTTGAACAGGCGTTGAAGAGGATGAAGGGCAATGATAGCGTGGATAGCATTACCTTGGTTGAATACGAGAAGAAGATTGCGTGGAAGCGACAAGAGGTGAAGCATCTCAAGGAAAATTCTCTCTGGAGTCGGACTTATGATTACACCATTCTTCTCATGGCGAGATCTCTTTTTACTACGTATGGGAGGATTGGACATGTTTTTGGTGTTAACCACATTGCTGACATAGGGGCTAACTCGAGAGTTGTGGATGATTCTAATAACCGACATAGTCACTCAACTGCCTTCATGCAATCGTCTGTTTATCCATCTGAAAATTATGTCCCTAGAGTTTCTACAGGTACACAAGGAAAGTTCATATCTTCTTCTGGCCCTCTCTTGAGAACGAACAACATGGGTAATTTCCACTCAGGTCCTCTTGGGAACTCAACGAATACATCTAGTTCGATCTCTGGAAAACATAATGGTGTTGGTGGTTACTATTCAGGTCCCTTATCAAGTTCAACAGCCAAACCCGGTCCTACTTCAAAAACGAGCAAGAGTTCTTTTCGAATGTGGCATTTCCGTGATAAATCTCACAAAGCTGAGAAAATCTCTCGGCGAAAACCGAATGGAATGACCATGTCAGGACCTTTAACTGGCTCTGTTGTAGGTGGAAATGGTTCTTGGATGAGTAACGCCCATTTGATACCTGGTGATGCTCAATCCGGAGTTATGGATGGAAAGATTTACGGGAACTTGATCGATGGAAACCTCTCTGTAGTTGCATCAAAGAGCAAGCTGTTGAATCCACCTCCGGAAACTCTTGGTGCTTCGGCCCTAGCTCTTCACTACGCAAATCTCATCATATTCATCGAGAAACTGATAGCATCTCCTCACTTGATTGGAAACGATGCTAGAGACGATGTATACAATATGCTGCCAGCTAGCATCAGATCATCCCTCAGGGCTAAGCTGAAGCCTTTCGCAAAGAGCCTCAGTTCATCAGTTTATGACACAGCTCTTGCCAATGAATGGAACGATGCTATGTCAAAAACACTCGAATGGCTCGCCCCTCTCGCTCATAACATGATAAGATGGCAGTCGGAGAGAAGCTTTGAGCACCAGAGCTTGGTGTCTAGGACAAACGTCCTTCTCGTCCAGACGCTCTACTTTGCAAATCAAGAAAAGACAGAAGCACAGATCACCGAGCTGCTCGTTGGTCTGAACTACATATGGAGATTCGGGAGAGAAATCACTGCCAAATCGCTGGCAGAATGCGCCAGTGGCAGAACGTTCGATGAATATCAGGAGTGA
- the LOC121778309 gene encoding protein CHAPERONE-LIKE PROTEIN OF POR1, chloroplastic-like has protein sequence MAAALLSTPTLKSSFLSRRLSIRGHSSRSRTEKPDCIGYISPKCAVDTPYEGKGSISKFPRAHVWDPYKRLGVSTDASEEEVWSARNFLLDQYANHERSFESIEAAFERLLLTSFNNRKKMKINLKSRLKKKVEESPPWVKNLVSFVEIPAPVIILRRLFLFGFMACWSVINSAEAGPAFQVALSLGACIYFLNDKNESLPRAAIIGFGALVAGWLCGSMTVPLIPSFLLQPTWTLELLTSLVVYVFLFVACSFLK, from the exons ATGGCGGCGGCTCTCCTCTCAACCCCTACCCTCAAAAGCTCTTTCCTTAGCCGTCGTCT TTCAATTAGAGGCCATTCGAGTAGAAGCCGGACTGAGAAGCCGGACTGCATTGGATATATCTCCCCAAAATGCGCGGTGGATACGCCTTATGAGGGTAAAG GTAGCATTTCGAAATTCCCTAGGGCACATGTCTGGGATCCTTATAAGCGGCTAGGGGTAAGTACTGATGCTTCTGAAGAAGAAGTTTGGAGTGCTCGGAACTTTTTACTGGACCAATATGCCAATCATGAAAGAAGTTTTGAATCTATAGAAGCTGCTTTCGAGAGACTACTGCTGACCAGCTTCAATAACAGGAAGAAAATGAAGATCAACTTGAAAAGCAGGCTAAAGAAGAAGGTTGAGGAATCTCCGCCATGGGTGAAGAACTTGGTCAGCTTTGTTGAGATTCCTGCCCCTGTGATAATTTTGAGACGGTTGTTCTTGTTCGGTTTCATGGCATGCTGGAGCGTGATAAACTCTGCTGAAGCGGGACCCGCATTCCAG GTGGCATTGTCTCTTGGAGCTTGCATTTACTTCCTTAATGACAAGAACGAAAGTTTGCCTAGAGCTGCCATTATAGG ATTTGGAGCTCTTGTGGCTGGGTGGCTTTGCGGTTCTATGACGGTTCCACTCATTCCTTCGTTTTTGTTGCAGCCGACTTGGACTCTTGAGCTTCTTACGTCGTTGGTAGTATATGTATTCTTGTTTGTAGCCTGTAGTTTCCTCAAGTGA
- the LOC121779602 gene encoding uncharacterized protein HI_0077-like: MGSGGGTAEATLVEEALRVLNTADPFEKARLGDEIATKWLKGDIEVAYDASKEIQVPDRPARGANVKLVSPSEMPKLGKAGSLQSRKALVHSLVHTESWAIDLSWDIIARFGKQEAMPRDFFTDFVKVAQDEGRHFTLLAERLKELGSFYGAFPAHDGLWDSAAATSNDLLARLAIEHCVHEARGLDVVPTTISRFRKGGDEKTAELLETVIYPEEITHCAAGVKWFKFLTLRKGSKEDDDSGDHTFKGDEADERADAEVIPKFHEIVRAFFRGPLKPPFNEVARKAAGFGPQWYQPLAVKDKFISHSF, translated from the exons atgggcagcggcggcggcacTGCGGAGGCGACTCTGGTGGAGGAGGCGCTGAGAGTGCTGAACACGGCGGATCCCTTTGAGAAAGCTCGGCTTGGCGATGAAATCGCCACCAAATGGCTGAAAGGAGACATCGAAGTCGCGTACGATGCTTCCAAGGAGATCCAAGTGCCCGATCGCCCTGCCCGAGGCGCAAAT GTAAAGCTGGTTTCGCCTAGTGAGATGCCGAAGCTGGGAAAGGCGGGGAGTCTGCAGAGTCGAAAGGCTCTTGTTCATAGCCTCGTGCATACTGAGAGCTGGGCTATTGACTTGTCTTGG GACATAATTGCTCGATTTGGTAAGCAAGAGGCGATGCCAAGAGATTTTTTCACAGATTTTGTGAAAGTAGCACAAGATGAAGGTCGGCACTTCACCTTGCTTGCAGAGAGATTGAAAGAACTTGGATCTTTCTATGGAGCATTTCCTGCTCATGACGGTCTCTGGGATTCGGCCGCTGCTACTTCCAACGACCTGTTAGCACGTTTAGCAATCGAGCATTGTGTTCACGAG GCTAGAGGGCTGGACGTTGTGCCAACAACGATATCACGTTTCCGCAAAGGAGGCGATGAAAAGACAGCCGAGTTGCTGGAGACAGTGATCTATCCAGAAGAGATAACTCACTGTGCTGCTGGAGTGAAGTGGTTCAAGTTTCTGACGCTCCGCAAAGGATCAAAAGAAGACGACGACTCTGGTGACCATACATTCAAAGGAGATGAAGCTGATGAGCGTGCCGACGCTGAAGTGATCCCAAAGTTCCATGAAATAGTGAGGGCTTTCTTCAGAGGGCCGCTCAAGCCACCGTTCAACGAGGTAGCAAGAAAGGCTGCTGGATTTGGACCTCAGTGGTACCAACCTCTTGCTGTCAAAGACAAGTTTATCTCTCACTCTTTTTGA